In Micromonospora ferruginea, the sequence CTCGGTGAGCCGCACCGGGCGCCTCGTGGTGGTCGACGACGGCAACCGTTCCTGCGGCATCGCCGGCGAGATCATCGCGACCGTCGTGGAGCGGGTCCGGCTGGTCGCCCCGCCCCGGCGGGTCACCCGGCCCGACGGCGCCGTGCTGCCCTTCGCGCCGGCCCTGGACCGGGCCGTGCAACCCGGCCGGGACCAGCTCACCGCCGCCATCCAACTGACCCTCAAGGACGGATGAACGATGGACCCGAACTACCCGTGGCCGCCGCTGGGCCAGGCGTGGACCGACCTGCCCGAGCCGACCCGCGCGGCGATGGTGACGGCCGGCGCCGGCGCCTGGAAGGAGATCTTCCACGGCCGGGCCACCTACAACAAGCAGTGGCGGCTGGCCCGCCCGCCGGTGCTCACCGCGGACGCCTTCCGCGAGCTGAACGAGGTCTCTGACCGCATCGTCCAGCTCATCCTGGAGGCCTGCCGGCGACGTGCCCGCACCGCGGGTGAGCTGCGCCGGCTGCTCGACGTGCCGGAGGGGGAGACCCGGCTGCTGGACCCGGACGAGGAGCTGCACGAGGGGCTGCTGGCCGCGTACCGGCCGGACGTGCTGTTCTCCGGCGGCGTGCCGTGCATCGTGGAGTACAACATCGACAGCAGCCTCGGCGGCGGCTTCGACGCGGACACGGTGATCCAGCGGTACGCCGACCTGTACCGCGCGCACGGCCTGCTCGACGGCGTCCGGCCCGCGCCGTCCCTGCTGGACCAGCGGTTCGTCGCCATCCGGGACAGCCTCGGCCTGCCCGACGGCGCGCGGGTGGCGCTGCTGATGGACTTCGAGGCGGAATATCCGGGGCTGGACGACCCGGAGACGTTCATCCGGATCCTCTCCCCGCTCGCCGACCAGGCCCGGCCGTTCGGCATCGACCTGGTCATCGCCCCGGTCGCCACCGCCACGCTCGACGACGAGAGCCGGCTGGTCGTCGGCGGCGCCCCGGTGGACGCGCTGTTCCGGCTCTTCGTGCCGAACCGGGTCACGCCCAGCGCCGGCCTGGACGCGGTGGCCGGCGCGCTGGCGGCCGGCACCCTGCCGATGTTCGTCAGCAGCGCGGCCTGGCTGCTCAGCAACAAGCTGAACTACGCCTGGCTCTGGGCGGACCTGGACCTGCTGCCGCAGCCCGACCGGGCGCTGATCCGCCGGTACGTGCCGCACACCGTCGCGCTCACCGCCGACCAGCTCGACCGGGCGCTGGCCGAGCAGGCCGACCTGGTGGCGAAGCCGGCCGGCGGCTCGGCCGGGCACGGGGTGCTGATCGGGCCGGAGTGCAGCGCGGTGGCCTGGGAGGACGGGGTCCGCGCCGCGATCGACGAGGGCGGTCACATCCTGCAGCGCTATCACGAGGCGGATCGGGTGGCGATGGACTTCGTGCAGATCGAGACCGGTGAGACGGTGACCGCCGACGTCCCGTACAGCCTCGCCCCGTACCTGTTCGGTCGTACCGGCTCCGGCGCGCTGGCGCGTGTCGGCTATCCCGGCTGCGAGGGGGTGCTCAACCTGGCCCGGGGCGTCCTCATGACCGGCGTGCTGCTCACCGACGCGCCGGCCGCCTCGGCTCGGTGATCATGAAGTTAGCGGTGCTCGGCGTCTGATTTGTCGCCGCCAACTTCATGATCGCCGGGGGTGGTGAAGAAGGCGGCGAGGGGCGTGGTCAGTGTGGGGGGTGCGACGGCGATGCCGTTGTGCGGGCTGCCGGGAACGCGCAGGGTGTGGGCGTGGGGGAGCACGGCGGCCAGCATGTCGTTGGTCTCGGTGAAGAACGGGGCGGCCTTGGCGCCGCTGATCAGCAGCGTCCGGGCGGTGATGCCGGCGTACTGCTCGGCCGGCCCCTCGTACGCCTCGATCTGCCGCGACTCGGCGAGCGTCATGCCCACCAGTTCGCCCATCGTCCGCCCGACCTCGGTGCGCAGGAAGAGCCGCGTGATCGCCGTGCGCACCGCCAGCGGCAGCCGCGACGCGGGGTTCTGCGGGTCGACGGCGGCGGCCACGATCGCCAGGGCCCGCGCCGGGTCGCCGGCCCGCACCGCCGCCTCGGCCGGGTCGAGGAACGCGGTGGGCATGCCGCGCCCGGCGAGCCGCAGCGGGGTGTCGTAGACCGCGATCCGCTCCAGCGGCAACCGCAGCGCGGCGCGCAGCACCACGAACGCGCCGTAGCTGTGCCCGACCGCCGAGCGGGCGCCGGTGTGCGTGAGCACCGCGCCGAGGTCGTCGATCTCCTGCTCCACCGTGTACGGATCGCGCCGGGCCGCCGCGTCCGCCCGGCCCCGCCGGTTGTAGAGGTGCACCGTGAACCGGTCGGCGAGCCGGGCGACCAGCCGGCGGTATTCCCGGATGGTCACCCCGCCGCCGTGCACCACCACCAGCCCGGGCCCGGTGCCCGTGGTGTGCAGGACGATGCCCGCGCCGTCCGGCGCCGTGATCCGTTGCATGACCGTTCCCTCCGACCCCCTCGAAACTGCGAACGCCGTTTGCAGTTTACAGTGGGAGGGGTGAGCGGCGCACCCTCGAATTCGATCTGGAGCCGGCCGGTACGCGGCACCCGCGGCCCGACCCCGACGCACGGCCGGGACGAGATCGCCGCGGCCGGCGTCGCGCTGGCCGACGCCGGCGGGCTGGACGCCGTATCCATGCGGGCGGTCGCCGGCGCGCTCGGCACGGCCGCCGGCTCGCTCTACCGGCACCTGTCGTCCCGCGACGACCTGCTGGACCTGATGGTCGACAGGTGTGTGGGCGAACTGCGCCCTCACCCGGCCGACGAGGGGAGCTGGCTGGAGCAGTTCCTCCTGCTCGCCCGCCGCCAGCTCGCGTTGCACGAACGGCACCCGTGGCTGGCCGACGCGCTCGCCCGGCGCAGCGTCCCCGGCCCGAACACGCTCGCCCACTTCGACGCCTGCCTGCGCATCCTGGGCCCGGTTCCGGCCGGGACCGCCGCGAAGTTCGAGGCGATCGCCATGGTCACCGGCGTGGTCACGCTCTTCGCCCGCGCCGCCACGGCCACCGGCACGGTGACGTTCGACCACGTCGACCTGACCGCCTACCCGCACCTGGCCGCGTCGTTCACCGCCCCCGCGCCCGCCCCGCCGCCCGGGGACGACCTGTTCGCCCGCACCCTGCGCGCCCTGCTTACCGGCCTGTTGACCTCGGACGGTCCCCACCAGAGACAGCCCTGACCGCCTGCCGGCCGAGCGGCGGTGGACTTGGACGGCGGTGGACTTGGACGGCGCTGGACTGAACCAGCCGTGGCCCTGAACGACCGGTGGCGCCCGAGCGTCCCGGACCACCGGCCGCACCGGTGGCACCCGACAACACCGATAGTCGTCATGCCTCGTTCCGGAACAGTGGTTTCGGTCGCCTTTGGAGCTGACATCAGAAACGACTCATCGTGTTCCCGTGCGGTCCGACGCGGGCGGCGGACCGCACGCTCCGGCGTGATCCGTGCTGGTCCGCGCGGTGTTCGCCGTCGACCTGCCGCAGCCACCGGCGGTGAGTCGTTTCTGATATCAGCTCCAAAGGCACTCGCGGAGCCGGTGCCTGGTGACACTGGCCGCTCACGTCCCGCCCGGCCAACGAGACCGGTCCGGACGGAGGGACCGGTCTGGCGTGCGGGGCCGGTCTGATGGCGGGGCCGGTCTGATGGCGGGACCGATCAGGGCGGCACGGGTAGATCCGGACGGCGGGGCCGCTCAAGGGGCGGGTCGGGCATGGCGCGGGCGGCCAGGACGCGCAGCGTCTCGGCGGTGGCTACCGCGTCGCTGCGGGCGCTGCCGTGCCGGCCGTCGCCGCTGTAGAGGGACGGGTCGGCGACCAGCGGGTGCTCGGTCAGGTGCACGTGCAGCGTGCCGAGGTGCTCGGCCACCGCGCGGGTGTGCCGGGAGAGGCGGCGCATCCGCTCGCCGAGGCCGGCTCGCAACGTGTCCGGCACCGCCGGGCTGTACGACACGTCGAACATGCCCACCGTGATCACGTCCGCGCCGGCGTCGCGTAGCGCGGTGACCATCGCGGTCAGCTCGGCGTCGACCGCGTCCGGGTCGAAGCCGGTGCGGAATGCGTCGTTGCCGCCGCATACCACCAGGGCCAGGTCCGGCGCGAAGGCCAGCGCGTCGTCCAGTTGGGTGGCCCGGACCTCGTGCGCGCGCAGCCCGCGCCGGCCCAGGTTCAGGTAGGCCAGCTCGGGTCGCACCACCCGCAGCTCGGCCGCGATCCGATCGGCCCACTGGACGTCGGGATAGCCGGGCGTCGGCTCGCACAGCCCCTCGGCGACGCTGTCGCCCAGCACCACGAACCGGTGCCACGGATGCCCGCCCAGCAGGTCGGCGGCCTCACCGGGCCGCAGGCACCACGGATCCGTGGCCTCGGTCAACGTCGATGGCATGCCCGGCACGCTAGCCGACGCGCCGCCGTGGAGGAAGGCGTCAGACGTCGGCCCGGTGCGCGGCGGCGAGTCGCTTCGGGGCACGCGCGAACCACGCCTCGGTGATCAGCTCGGTCAGCTCGGCCACCTCGATCCGGTCGAGCCGGACCAGCACCACCGACGAGCCGTCCAGGTGTGGCACGGTGAAGTGGACCGCCGGGTCGTCGGCCAGCACCGCCTCCTTGGCGCCCAGGTCGGGCATCCGGACGCCGAGGACCGGGCCGTCGGGCGCGGCGTCGCCGAGCGCGTCGAGGTCGGCGCGGCGCAGCGGCCGTTCCCAGACGAACATCTTGTCGCGCACCCGCCAGGCCGGCAGGTCGTCGTAGGACCCGCGCTCGGTCGTCTCCGGCAGGGCGAGCGCGATGCGCCGGACGTCGTCCCAGGTGGCCATGCCGCGACGGTACGCCCACCCACCGACAACTCCCGGTCAGGCCGGGGTGGGGGCGACCGGCTCCGGCGCCGGCCGGTCGGCCGGGGTGCGGAAGAACAGCAGCGGCGCCACGGTGAGCACCAGGCAGGCCACCGACATCACCAGCAGCGCCGGGGTCAGGTCGAGCAGCGCCACCGACCAGCCGCCGAGCAGAGCGCCCACCGGCAGGCCGAGGAACGCCACCGAGCCGGAGATGCCGAGCACCCGGGTCTGCAACGACTCCGGCACCCGCTGGTAGAGCGCGGCGCCGAGCAGCGGGTTCACCGCCGCGATCCCGATGCCGGACAGGAACGTCACCACCAGCACCACCACCAGGTTGTCGCTGAGCGCCAGCGCCAGCAGCCGGGGCGCGCCGCTGAGCGCCAGCCCGAGGGCGAACGTCGCGCGGGCCGGCAGCCGCGTGCCGGCCAGCGTGAACAGCAGGTTGCCCAGCAGCGCGCCGGCCGAGAACACGCCCAGCAGCAGCCCGAACCCGGCCGGGTCGCCGAGGACGTCGTTCACCCAGAGCGGGATCCAGACCGCGACGCTGGCGTTGGCGAACATGTTGGACACGGACACCACCAGCAGCATGACCAGCAGCGTCCGATCGGTGCGCAGATAGGCGAAGCCGCCCCGCAGCGCCCGCAGGTAGCGCTCCCGGGGTGGGGGCTGCGCGAGCGCGGGGGGCCGCACCAGCACCCCGATCAGCAGGGCGCAGACCGCGAACGTGGCCGCGTCGATCCAGATCGCGCGGGTCAACCCGACCCAGTCGATCAGCAGCCCGCCCAGCACCGCGCCGAACAACGTCATGCCCCGGGCCAGCCCGTCGTAGGCGGAGGTGAGCCGGATCAGCGGCACCCCGGCCCGCTCGGCGGCCGGCTTGAACAACACGTGCTTGACCCGGTCGCCGATGCCGCGCAGCCCGCCGGCGACCGCCACCAGCACCAGCAGCGTGCCGAACCCGAGCCACGGCGCGAGCGCCACCACCGCCATCGCCGCCGCGCTCGCCGCGTCCACGAAGACCGAGGTGCGGCGTACCCCGAAACGGTCCGCCCACGGCGTGGCCAGCGCGCTGGAGAGCATGTACGGCAGCGTCTCCGCGGCCGCGACCAGGCCCATCCGGGTCGGGCTGCCGGTGGTCTCCAGCACCAGCCAGGGGATGGCGACCACCGAGATCCGGGTGCCGAGGTTGGACAGCAGGTCGGCGCCGACCAGGGTGTACAACTCCCGGCGCGGGTTCACGCCGGGCTGCCGATCGGGTGGTTGGCGGCGTAGCGGGCCCGCAGCGCCCGTTTGTCGACCTTGGCGGACCGGTTCAGCGGCAGCGCGTCGACGAACTCCACCGCGCCCGGCGCCCAGGTCTCGCTCAGGTCCCGGGTCACCAGCGCGATCAGCTCGTCGCCGGTGACCGACGCGCCCGGCGTCGTCACCACGTACGCGTGTGGCAGTTCCCCGGCCACCGGGTCCGGCACCCCGATCACCGCGGCGGCGCGGACCTCGGGATGCCCGGCGAGCACGTCCTCGATCGGCCGGGAGTAGATCGGCCAGCTCCGCTGCCGGGTGAGGATCCGGTCCTGCATCCGGTCGACCAGGTAGAGGTAGCCGTCGTCGTCGAGGTGGCCGATGTCGCGGGTGCGCACCCACCCGTCGACGAGCGTCTCGGCGGTCAGCTCCGGCTGGCCGTGGTAGCCGACGAAGCTCAGCTTCGTGCGGGCCCACACCTCGCCGTCGACGCCGGCCGGCAGCACCCGCCCGTCGGCGTCGCGGATCTCCACCGTGACGTCGCCGTACGGGCGACCGCAGGACCGCAGCCGCTCCGGGTGCTCCGGGTCCTCGGTGAGGCCGGGCTGCGCGCAGATGACGACGGCCTCGCTGAGCCCGTAGACGATGCGCAGGCACGGGCCGAACCGCGCGATCGCCTGGCGCAGCCGGGCCGGGGCGGCGGGCCCGGCGCCGACGTTGAACATGAACATCGCGGAGAAGTCGGCGCCCGGCAGGTCGGGATGGTCGAGCACCTCGTAGAGCATCGGCGGGGTGACGAACGTGGAGGTGAGCCGCTCGGCGTCGACGGTGGCGACGAACGCCGCCGGGTCCCACTGCTCGCGCAGGAACAGGACCCCGCCGGTGAACAGGTTGAACAGCGTGGTGACCTGGCCGCTGGCCAGCCACATCGGCGAGTGCGACAGGTGGCGCAGCAGCGGGAACCCGGCGCCCCGGAAGTCGGCCGCGAGCGCGAGCACCTGCCGGTAGAAACTCTCCCGGTGGTGCACCAGCTTCGGGGTGCCGGTGGTGCCGCTGGTCTGCAGGAACGACTCCGGCGCCGGCACGTCGGCCGGCAGGTCGGCGTCGGGGTCGAGGTCCGCGGTGAGGTCCGGGCCGGCGCCGCCGGGCCCGAGGCAGAGCACCGGTACGCCGGCCAGCCCGGCCGCGAGCTGCCCGCCCATCGGGTCGCGAGGGTCGTGCACGAAGACCTCCGGCGCGGCCAGCGCGACGAACTCGTCGATCTCCCGCCGCGAGGTGACCGGGGCGATCCACATGCTGCGGCAGCCGAGCAGGTGCAGCGCGAGTTGCAGCAGCGG encodes:
- a CDS encoding alpha/beta fold hydrolase, giving the protein MQRITAPDGAGIVLHTTGTGPGLVVVHGGGVTIREYRRLVARLADRFTVHLYNRRGRADAAARRDPYTVEQEIDDLGAVLTHTGARSAVGHSYGAFVVLRAALRLPLERIAVYDTPLRLAGRGMPTAFLDPAEAAVRAGDPARALAIVAAAVDPQNPASRLPLAVRTAITRLFLRTEVGRTMGELVGMTLAESRQIEAYEGPAEQYAGITARTLLISGAKAAPFFTETNDMLAAVLPHAHTLRVPGSPHNGIAVAPPTLTTPLAAFFTTPGDHEVGGDKSDAEHR
- a CDS encoding TetR/AcrR family transcriptional regulator, which produces MSGAPSNSIWSRPVRGTRGPTPTHGRDEIAAAGVALADAGGLDAVSMRAVAGALGTAAGSLYRHLSSRDDLLDLMVDRCVGELRPHPADEGSWLEQFLLLARRQLALHERHPWLADALARRSVPGPNTLAHFDACLRILGPVPAGTAAKFEAIAMVTGVVTLFARAATATGTVTFDHVDLTAYPHLAASFTAPAPAPPPGDDLFARTLRALLTGLLTSDGPHQRQP
- a CDS encoding SGNH/GDSL hydrolase family protein → MPSTLTEATDPWCLRPGEAADLLGGHPWHRFVVLGDSVAEGLCEPTPGYPDVQWADRIAAELRVVRPELAYLNLGRRGLRAHEVRATQLDDALAFAPDLALVVCGGNDAFRTGFDPDAVDAELTAMVTALRDAGADVITVGMFDVSYSPAVPDTLRAGLGERMRRLSRHTRAVAEHLGTLHVHLTEHPLVADPSLYSGDGRHGSARSDAVATAETLRVLAARAMPDPPLERPRRPDLPVPP
- a CDS encoding MmcQ/YjbR family DNA-binding protein, whose amino-acid sequence is MATWDDVRRIALALPETTERGSYDDLPAWRVRDKMFVWERPLRRADLDALGDAAPDGPVLGVRMPDLGAKEAVLADDPAVHFTVPHLDGSSVVLVRLDRIEVAELTELITEAWFARAPKRLAAAHRADV
- a CDS encoding MFS transporter produces the protein MNPRRELYTLVGADLLSNLGTRISVVAIPWLVLETTGSPTRMGLVAAAETLPYMLSSALATPWADRFGVRRTSVFVDAASAAAMAVVALAPWLGFGTLLVLVAVAGGLRGIGDRVKHVLFKPAAERAGVPLIRLTSAYDGLARGMTLFGAVLGGLLIDWVGLTRAIWIDAATFAVCALLIGVLVRPPALAQPPPRERYLRALRGGFAYLRTDRTLLVMLLVVSVSNMFANASVAVWIPLWVNDVLGDPAGFGLLLGVFSAGALLGNLLFTLAGTRLPARATFALGLALSGAPRLLALALSDNLVVVLVVTFLSGIGIAAVNPLLGAALYQRVPESLQTRVLGISGSVAFLGLPVGALLGGWSVALLDLTPALLVMSVACLVLTVAPLLFFRTPADRPAPEPVAPTPA
- a CDS encoding class I adenylate-forming enzyme family protein, coding for MTDRPNYVHEALELFAGFGDREALVGGGRRLSYPQVAAEVRGLAAALRHHGVRPGAAVLVMLGNTVEGPLLQLALHLLGCRSMWIAPVTSRREIDEFVALAAPEVFVHDPRDPMGGQLAAGLAGVPVLCLGPGGAGPDLTADLDPDADLPADVPAPESFLQTSGTTGTPKLVHHRESFYRQVLALAADFRGAGFPLLRHLSHSPMWLASGQVTTLFNLFTGGVLFLREQWDPAAFVATVDAERLTSTFVTPPMLYEVLDHPDLPGADFSAMFMFNVGAGPAAPARLRQAIARFGPCLRIVYGLSEAVVICAQPGLTEDPEHPERLRSCGRPYGDVTVEIRDADGRVLPAGVDGEVWARTKLSFVGYHGQPELTAETLVDGWVRTRDIGHLDDDGYLYLVDRMQDRILTRQRSWPIYSRPIEDVLAGHPEVRAAAVIGVPDPVAGELPHAYVVTTPGASVTGDELIALVTRDLSETWAPGAVEFVDALPLNRSAKVDKRALRARYAANHPIGSPA